The genomic interval AATGTGCTTGTAAGTACCAATGTTATTAGTCTAGTTCAAGTATAGTATACAACAGAGTTgtgattactacgatcatctccactcactacgTATAGTCAAAGGTACCAACAAACCTGTTATCTGGCTAACCCGCCTGCTGGGCCAAGAGtaaacagtgcatgtcagtagtaatccatcacaaacatacagacagttgTAATTAGATACttcctttagacaattgctAATATCTACTATGGAACTCTTCATAACGTTGTCATGTTTACATCAATACTGttggggtagcacagatttctttGCTAGAGTAATGACCTCTATACatagtgagtggagatgattgtGGTAATCGTAActatattgtataggaactagccttacaatgttattatattgtgtatcaaactgtacaatttatagctctcttctaaaaaaaaaacatggagtTGAGCAGGTGTCCTCTTACATTTGTAAGAGGACACCTACTCAACTCCATGTATGTCAAATCTATTTCAAATTTCTGTACCACCATACATTGACAAAAAAACTTGTGTCATAAGATTTCTACCCAACCGTAAATGTGTCAAAAGATAAACAGTACTTTCTTTACTGACACAAGTAGCATTCTAGACATCAATCTACACAcatcatttttgtaaacttattAATCAGAAACAATCACAATCAgttttattattcatatattttattggGGCTGCAAACAAGTATGCCTGGGACACATACTATTGTGAAAGTCACACTATTACatactattattacatattacttTTTGCAAAGGTATGGTTTTGCATACTTTTGGAAAAATGCACAGAGCTTCTGCAACATCTCCTGCATGTACTCAACATCTGGCAATATTCGTTGAATAAAAACATCTATCTgtgtaaatacaacaaaatcacaaaattctgCTCCTGTTACCATCAACTGGCCCTGTACTTGAGCAAAATATGGATGGGTTCTTTTGAGCACTATTTCACCATCAGGTCCTCGATGCAACATGAAATTTGGCACTTCATTCACTGCCTGGTCGATGGTAAGGTTTCTTGCACAGTATGGGCACTTACATTCCATAATTCCACACTTTCCATGGTCGCATACTTTTCCATCTGGGGTCCCACCTAAAAAGCTAAATTCTGTATTTACAACAAGACCACAGTCATGGatatgtctgcatgtgtgtaCTTCAAGGTATTTTGATTTTGCTTTTGGCTCATTGCGTTTTCCATATTCTAATGAAGCAGCTGTGATCGATTTATGTTGGAACAAACTATTCAGAAACTTTTCAGATGGAGCAGATTTCCTGTTTAAAATTCTACCAAAATTTGATGCTGTTAAACGACATGCTCGTGATTTAATCCAGGTTTCGTTGTTTGCTTGTCCCCTTGTCTCTATTTCAAGTGTCTCTGGGTCAATTTGAGAATGTTCTTTATTCAAGGTACGATACTCCTCTGGTAGCTTTATTGGTGCTGTTTTTGGGAGAGTTGTTGGTCCACAACCCATACCATCAGATACTTTAGAGGTTTTCATGTTGTTCATCTGAAAGAAAGGGCAATGACAAGTTCATTATagattacaaaattaaatatttgtgtgtttttatctTACAGGGACATCACCTCTTGACCTACTTGTGCAAACTGCTGAAATGTCGAGATTAGAAAACAAACTGAAAGAAAAGGATGCCACAATAAAAAAACTTCAATCTGAGATAACAGAAAGGGACCTAAAAATCAAGAAACTTCAGCAGGATGtcacaaataattgtaaatttggTGTTGATTGTGTACTGAGAAATCAAAAGAAACTTAAGGGCCTTTTTAAATACTATACTGGAATTAGTTATGTTAGATTTTTAGCCTTGTTATAATTTCTTTTACCAAATGATACTGTGTTATCTTACAAGAAAGTTAGGACAGATATAAAAAACCTACCAGGTAAAGATTGTCTCTTGTTATGTTTGTGTCGTTTACGGCATAATTTTGGACTGCGAGACTTAGCAGTAAGGTTTGGTTTAGGACTACAGTCAGCTGGGGATGTCTTTAATACATGGATTGACCACATGTATTGGAAGTTAGGTCAAATTAGTATTTTGCCTCACAGGAGTATTATTATGAATAAAATGCCTGCAGATTTTAAAAGGGACTTTCCAAGAACTGTCATACTGATAGACTGTACTGAATTAAAGACACAACAACCCAGTGCGTTGGCCCTTAAAAGTCAGTTGTATAGTGATTATAAGTCAAGTACGACACTTAAGAGTTTAATAGGATGTGATCCGTGTGGATCATTACTATTTGTGTCTGAGTTATTTACAGGGaatatatcagatgtacaaatatCTGAACAGAGtggatttttaaaattgttgaaaCAATTACTAGATAATGGATATCTTAACCCAGGTGATGCTATCATGTCTGATAAAGGATTCACAATTCATAAAGAAATATCTGAACTTGGCTTACAACTAAATATTCCTCCTTTTATATCATCATCTTCTCAGATGTCAGTGGCAGATACACAGATTACAGAAAAAATAGCAAAACACAGAATCCATATTGAACGCCTCATTGCTAAGATAAAGACttttaaaattgtttcagaTGTTATACAAGCCACTCTTTTTGAGAAGATCAACAGTATTTGGTCAGTGTGTTGTTATCTGACTCTATTTCAAGATGTCTTTGTGAAAGAgaaaacacaataaacaaataactgTCAGGACTACTATATACACTCTGTTAATTTGTGGTGtcttttatttacatatcacatcacatattaaaatatatccATCAAAGAGTTGTTGATTATTTCACATACCTGATAGGATAACATAGATCCCAGCTGCACTTCCCCAAAAGATGTATGTGTTGTTGGTACATCATCTGATAGAGTATATGCCAAGGGTGTTCCTTTCAGATTCTGTAATATACCTATGTCAGTTGAATTTACTTTTGGTAACCTGAAACATTTGCAAAACACAATTATAAGAGTTAATTACCCGAGTATTTAATCTGATAATACACATCCTCTTGAAGAAACCCACAAAATGTTTCTGTGTACTTGCATCAAATTATGTATTTGCTGCACAAGTGTGTGGTGTGATTCAATTAGTATTTGATGTGTTTAAACGAGACTGATACTATAGCATATTGTAAGACTTGTGGCTAGCAAAATGGCtatgacacacacatatatatgacagattttaataaatcatccaaTATTGACATATCCTTTCTAAAGAGATGCCCtcagaaatgaaatcaaaacattttaactTTTCCCAAGTATACAAAAGTTTGCAACATGAAAATGTAATGACAAAATCAAACCATAAATCATGATGGTGTACTGTTTCTTACTTCTTATTACTGTCAACCTGACAGACTATTGGTCTTCTCTTTCTTGTTTCAATGGTTGGTCTTGCAACTACAACATGATTTATTGGGACTGGTTTTATCTTTGGTCCCCTTGGAACACGCCACTGTTGTGGAATGCTGGTACAGCTCAGCTGTGCTGGTACATTAGTGAAGTTGTGTAGCTTCAATCCTTGTAGTGACTTTATCAAACCGATGACGTGAACAGTGGCCACTTAacctgaaatgaaaataaacagcaGTCAGTGTTCAGTTGTTAACAAAATGTATAGACAGTATACAACGCAACGACAAGGATCGTGCACGTACAGGATCTAAGTACGGTGGCAGGATGTTTCGGATACGGGTAGACATGCAGTATGGTCGAGGTACTGGtacttacacatacatacaggctGACCCTCCATGAAAATATCGACTTCATTCAACATACCGgagtaataataaaataatatcatgaaaaGTTTCCAACCAAAATCAACTCCTTTCATTAGTAGTTAGCGGAAACtatatttgtatgattcatGAATATGTCAGGCCAGGGCGAGATGAAAGTGATACGGAAGTTGCGTCTACGCAGTGTTTACACAACAGGCAAAcacaaagttcaaagttgaagtACGTTTGTTCATATACTTTCCTACGTACCGTAGAGGCTTACGTAGTTCTTTTATGATAACAGctacaaataatacaattttagCAATACTGGTGAAttgtttaaacatttaaaaaaaattaacttaCCCTGCCTTACAAGAACAGTTGGCATTCGTCACTTTCCTCAGTACTCGTGAAATGTCAACTTCAATTTTGTGCGGTGACTCGGACTTCCTCATTGATCGCCAGCAACGCGCCAACactttcaaatcattactaGCGTTATTTATCTTAATGTCATGAACATAACCTTGAGTAAAATAATTGAGTCCTTTATCCTGTGCCTTTGTGGAAAGACTTGAAACTCCAGGGAGGTAGGCAATTGAGATATCGTCGGGTACGCTCTGCAGACGAATTTGCCGCCATGTTTTATTACCAGAACAATGTCCCACAAACTCAAAGCTTGTGGGGCGTAGCAACAGTAACCATGGTGGGCGGGGCTTATTACGTAATGTGGAACCATGAATAGAACCCAAAGTTGACACACATTCCTTTCCCCACTATTGctacatataatattattaacATGAGAGATATTTATGGAAatacttcattttattttgactagGAGCTGAAGAGAGTGTCTGAAAAACAACCTGAGATCTCCTCAGCCTGGAGATTACTGAATTCAAGTTTATCCAAAATGTTATCGGATCTAAAGGCAGGACACTGGGAAATACTGTTATCATCAACTCTGGAAAGGTAGAGTAGATCTTAAACAATTCTGTAAACACTgtgtttttgaattttattcAACTGATATGATAGAATATGTTCAAATGTCAATAATTATACCCTTCTTGAGTTcatgtagttttgttttgtttttaatttcattttgaattaacagcttgaatttttttcttcaactttCCCCTttgttactgtgtttgtagaCTATGAGTAGGCTgaaatatgtttgcaaatgttTTAATAAGTGTGTAaagacgtgtgtgtgtgtgtgtgtgtgtgtgtgtgtgtgcatacatacatacagccagCTGAGGTAGGTACGTACATGTATGAgcaagtgaatgaatgaattaagtCGTGcacgtgtgtgtttgtgcgtgtgcatgtgtgtgtatgtatatatgtgtgcgtCTGCGTGcatgcgcacgcacgcacgtgcatgtgtgtgtgtgtgtgtgtgtgtgtgtgtgtgtttgtgtgaaatCATGTGCCTTTGACGTTGATTTAATTCAGAAAGTCTAACTTACTTTAATATTGCAATCACAACTTTTTCCAGGTCTCTGAAAAATGGAAGTCTGTGGTCCATGTCCTTAGGATACATGCTATCAAACTGTAAAACCCTGAATAAACTAGAAATAGATGTCTTACAGTGTGCTGGGTCAATGGATAGGTTAGTATTATAGTTACACTTTATATCATGATATGTGAACAGCTGGTGCATACAGAATACTAGGAATGTATTAAACCAATTACCAATGAATCACTCACCATGGTAAATACggtaaaaaaatatttcaaaaattgatTTCTGATCATGTTCTTaggtaaaataaatgttttcaaaaagtGTGCAAAAAGTAAATGGACACATGATCTTTTGATGGTAGATAAAGTTATACTAGTTTGTCTCAAATAGTGCTTGCACAGTTCCTTGTAGCGTTTGAGTTATGGTCAACAAACAGACATAACTATGAGAAAAGATTTCATATGTAAATGCAATAGTTCATGTATAGCAGCTTAACATAGTTGTAAGATTTTGCCTCTCTCTACTGATTACTAGGCATATTTCAGTAAATAGTAAAACATATACTGAGTATTTGAAGTAACttttcaaaaacaacaaaaatatgtacAAGTTCAGGAACATGTAGAAATGTCATGTGATTTGGTATTTGATGTAATTGGTCAATGTTGTGTTGTAGGACTGTCCAATCTAATCTCTAATTATATTTTACTGTGTAACCTACAGATTTGCTGTACTACATGAATCCAGTCTTCAAACACTTGAGTGTATTATTCCATATTTAAAGTCAGAACACATTCTACAACTAACTGAAATTAACACAGCTGGTATGCTGACCAGTACAGAGGATAACATATTGTCAGTATCAGGTAGGtgttatggtttgaaatgttatagtgTAGTCAGTATCAGGTAGGtgttatggtttgaaatgttatagtgTAGTCAGTATCAGGTAGGtgttatggtttgaaatgttatagtgTAGTCAGTATCAGGTAGGtgttatggtttgaaatgttatagtgTAGTCAGTATCAGGTAGGtgttatggtttgaaatgttatagtgTAGTCAGTATCAGGTAGGtgttatggtttgaaatgttatagtgTAGTCAGTATCAGGTAGGtgttatggtttgaaatgttatagtgTAGTCAGTATCAGGTAGGtgttatggtttgaaatgttatagtgTAGTCAGTATCAGGTAGGtgttatggtttgaaatgttatagtgTAGTTAGTATCAGGTAGGtgttatggtttgaaatgttatagtgTAGTCAGTATCAGGTAGGtgttatggtttgaaatgttatagtgTAGTCAGTATCAGGTAGGtgttatggtttgaaatgttatcataGTCTATCAGGTAGGtgttatggtttgaaatgttatagtgTAGTCAGTATCAGGTAGGtgttatggtttgaaatgttatagtgTAGTCAGTATCAGGTAGGtgttatggtttgaaatgttatcataGTCTATCAGGTAGGtgttatggtttgaaatgtaaTTATCATAGTCTGTACTGTCGATTGTTAGTAAAAGCCTggtgaaaatataatttatcaatagtttagttttaaatatttcattctcATACCCATAGTTGGTCTTACTACCCAACCACTACAACattgaaatgtttacaatttgtcTATTTTGTCATACTTAGGTAGTCTTACTACCCTAGGTGTCCCCAATAAATGCTTCTAGCAGGATACAAACCTCACCAAAGTACAtgtgaaatgttcaaaatttatctattttgtcATACTTAGGTAGTCTTACTACCCTAGGTGTCCCCAATAAATGCTTCCAGCAAGATACAAACCTCACCAAAGTAgatttgaaatgttcaaaatttatctattttgtcATACTTAGGTAGTCTTACTACCCTAAGTGACCCAATAAATGCTTCTAGCAGGATACAAACCTCACCAAAGTATAGGTGAAATGTTCACAATTTATCTATTTTGTCAAACTTAGGTAGTCTTGGTGCCATTTGTGTCCTAAATAAATGCTTCCAGCAAGATACAAACCTCACCAAAGTACAtgtgaaatgttcaaaatttatctattttgtcATACTTAGGTAGTCTTACTACCCTAGGTGTCCCCAATAAATGCTTCCAGCAAGATACAAACCTCACCAAAGTAgatttgaaatgttcaaaatttatctattttgtcAAACTTAGGTAGTCTTACTACCCTAGGTGACCCAATAAATGCTTCCAGCAGGATACAATCCTCATCaaagtaaatttgaaatgttcacaatTTATCTATTTTGTCAAACTTAGGTAGTCTTACTACCCTAGGTGTCCCCAATAAATACTTCTAGCAAGATACAAACCTCACCaaagtacatttgaaatgttcaaaatttatctattttgtcATACTTAGGTAGTCTTGGTGCCCTTTGTGTCCTAAATAAATGCTTCCAGCAAGATACAAACCTCACCAAAGATCTTATGTCAAGTGTTTTAAATCTACTGAGTTCATGGAGAGAAGAACATGaagatttatttttgtttggttGGTAAGTCCAAAATATAATCTCCTTTCTGATgaatagtgccctctagtggtagaaAAGAGAATATTGCTAAAGCACCTTCAGCTCTATTAGTTGATGTAAACATTCTCAAATTTTATGCCCAAGGGTTCAGCAAAGGTCGTTCTCTTCTCTTCATACATAAGCGCATGCAAGAAAATTTCAAATGCCACCATTTTTTGAGAGACAACtgcataataattaataataccACATAATGATGATATCAGGATTAAGTATATTATAAGAATCTTTATCATCAATAAAAAGTACTAAGGTGataaaatttgtttatatagtcactttattatttttatcaccAACCATATTGTAAGCCTGTAGTTGattcaaaataatcatattaATGGAATCATaaatttttaaaactaattcTGAAAACCCTTTTTCTTTCAGCAATGTGAATGATGCCAGTGTcaataaaatcaatttcaaCATAGAAATAGTTCAGTTGATGTTAAATGCAGTGATGAATATACCAGAGTTAATAATAACCTCACACTGGGATTTCATGATGTGTAGTCTTGTATCATATATTCAGGTATGTATCAGGGTTCTCCCTAACTTAATAACCTCACACTGGGATTTCATGATGTGTAGTCTTGTATCATGTATTCAGGTACGTATCAGGGTTCTCCCTAACTTAATAACCTCACACTGGGATTTCATGATGTGTAGTCTTGTATCGTGGATTCAGGTATGTATCAGGGTTGTCCCTAACTTTAATAATAACCTCACACTGAGATTTCATGATGTGACAGTGTAGTCTTGTATCATGTATTCAGGTATGTATCAGGGTTCTGCCTAACTTAATGACCTCACACTCGGATTTCATGTGTAGTCTTGTATCATGTATTCAGGTATGTATCAGGGTTCTCCCTAACTTGATAACCTCACACTGGGATTTCATTATCTGTAGTTTTGTATAATAGAGTCTTGTATCATGGAGTCAAGTATCTTCAGCATTCTCCCTAATTTTCTTAGACTAGTCATTGAGGTACAGCTTGAAGTGTGACAGGGCTAGAAATTGAGGTTGTGTTTGCATGAATGAAGATATTTGAGATTTgttttcagccaaggaaaaagaaaatatatgaaTGACCGAGTCAAAGTGaactatcatatcatataccatgtaaataaatgaatgactgatgatgatgacattgataatgatattttcACCTGTATTCTCACAGAGCTGCAGTGAAAGTCTTCAAAGTTCACCATCCCTAGCTACCCAATCATTTTGTTGTGCAGTGTTTGACCTGTTATCAGCAGTCAGTGATCATATGACAAGTAATTGTACAGTTGTATCAAGCGACCAGACAACAGAGTGGGTGGAATTCTTTAGTGATGGCATTTACACAACTTTGTTCCCAATCTTTATCCTAATTGTTGGTAAGTGAACATAAAACTATTTTAGAAATACTCTCCTGTGTGTGTTTAACAGCTTTAAATCTGATTCAGTGTGATTCATTGgcagcagtcattgactatatcacctgtaagtctgtagtagcagtcattgactatatcaccaccaggtaggtctgtagtaacagtcattgactatatcaccaccaggtaggtctgtagtagcagtcattgactatatcacctgtaggtctgtagtagcagtcattgactatatcaccaccaggtaggtctgtagtagcagtcatattgactatatcacctgtaagtctgtagtagcagtcattgactatatcacctgtaagtctgtagtagcagtcattgactatatcacctgtaagtctgtagtagcagtcattgactatatcacctgtaagtctgtagtagcagtcattgactatattaCCTGTAAGTCtatagtagcagtcattgactatataaCCTGTAAGTCTATactagcagtcattgactatatcaccaccaggtaggtctgtagtagcagtcattgactatatcacctgtaagtctgtagtagcagtcattgactatatcacctgtaagtctgtagtagcagtcattgactatatcacctgtaagtctgtactagcagtcattgactatatcacctgtaattctgtagtagcagtcattgactatatcaccaccaggtaggtctgtagtagcagtcattgactatatcacctgtaagtctgtagcatcagtcattgactatatcaccaccaggtaggtctgtagtagcagtcattgactatatcacctgtaagtctgtagtagcagtcattgactatatcacctgtaagtctgtagtagcagtcattgactatatcaccaccaggtaggtctgtagtagcagtcattgactatatcaccaccaggtaggtctgtggcagcagtcattgactatatcacctgtaagtctgtagtagcagtcattgactatatcaccaccaggtaggtctgtagtagcagtcattgactatatcacccgtaagtctgtagtagcagtcattgactatatcaccaccaggtaggtctgtagcagcagtcattgactatatcacctgtaagtctgtagtagcagtcattgactatatcacctgtaagtctgtagtagcagtcattgactatatcacctgtaagtctgtagtagcagtcattgactatatcacctgcaagtctgtagtagcagtcattgactatatcacctgtaagtctgtactagcagtcattgactatatcacctgtaattctgtagtagcagtcattgactatatcaccaccaggtaggtctgtagtagcagtcattgactatatcaccaccaggtaggtctgtagtagcagtcattgactatatcacctgtaagtctgtagtagcagtcattgactatatcacctgtaagtctgtagtagcagtcattgactatatcaccaccaggtaggtctgtagtagcagtcattgactatatcaccaccaggtaggtctgtagtagcagtcattgactatatcacctgtaagtctgtagtagcactAAGAAATGATGACATAATGATATTATTACTaattacattttcatacatgtacacaagttgtcttcttccacttttgattcaGAAACAAATCACTTGCAATGGCCTTCTTTAGTGTCTAACTAGATCTGACAAAATGATCCAAAGGTATTGAGTAAACTAAAGGTGTGATTTTAaatcaatcaaaagtggaagaagagaacttgtatATGAATCCCGGTGCATACatagtattatagtatatatttaatttgtttattgttaCTTTTGGGGAAAATACTCCCCTAACTCTGTATCTTCTTTAGCAAAGTATTTTTGGGAATAAAATTTTATGTCATATTTGGTAAAATTAATGTTAGGatttaatatttacttttcTTTTTAGACCCCGTCATGAATGGCAATAGGATATATTACTAAGGAAAGAGTTACATTTTCAATAAAGTCTAAGTGAtgttaaatttgtttgtttatttgtttgtttgtttgtttgtttcaaaggTGTAACTACTCCAAAGAGTCAAGCTACTGTTGAAGATCACCTATTACAGTGTCTTTGTCATGCAGTGACTGGAATCTCAGCAGAACAGATGAAATCATCAAAGATTGTTATCAAACTCAGAGCTGATGCATCGGTACATTTACCAGACAGCCTGCAATCTTTACTGAACTATTTATGTGCCATGGTgatgacacaaaacaaaactgtacaagtCACTGCATACACACTTTTATTAAGGTGAGTGATttcattgccatggtgatgatACAGAACAAACCTGTACAAGTCACTGCGTACACACTTTTATAAAGGTGAGTGATCtcattgccatggtgatgacaCAGAACAAAACTATATGTCACTGCATACACACTTTTATTAAGGTGAGTGATTTCAATGCCATGGTGATGACATAGAATAAAACTGTCCAAATCACTGCAGACGCACTTTTATTAAGGCGAGTGATTTCAATGCCTCATGGCATAGAAGACAGTTCAAGTCATTGTGGATAAATTTGATTATCTTATTGCAATGGtgataaaacaacaaaatatctgtatgtatgtatgtatgtatgtacaaatcattGCATCTATACATTACACTTTAGATAAAGCCATGTTTTGACATTTCACTTACACAACAATTATTATCtatggatatgtgataaaaataacataaaacacacccacctatcacaacatgtgttgatatttcactgtacaaaacaattattatcaatggatatgtgataaaaaataacataaaacacccccccccccccatcacaacatgtgttgacatttcactgtacaaaacaattattatctatagatatgtgataaaaataacataaaacacacccacctatcacaacatgtgttgatatttcactgtacaaaacaatttaTTCTGTTATGGATAATTCATCACAAGCCTAATCTTGACATGGAAAGTTACAATAATGTTACTCAGTGTAAGTAAATTATGCAAAGttatcatgtttgtttgtttgtttgtttgtttgtttgtttgttttcaggtTAATATCAGAATTACCTAAATATGATGAACAACTGATAAAAGAAGATGAAgataaagaaattattttgtaaGTTGTTACAACAAACTATTTTATCTTTAACTCTGCATATTAACCATTTTACATTACTTCTATTACATATTATGTTTATTCAATTCATATCATCCCTACGTGTTTGGTTTCAGAGGATTTGATGGAAGGCTGTATCAGAGATCAAATCTGCTAAAGTAGTACTAAAATCATAATTAGTGGTATTGGTATGGAAACACACTGAAGCAATCACTCCTAAAGTTTGGcagaaaatttcaaaatctttCATTCAAATGGGGGGAGTGGAATTTTGATAACCAGTTCCAAATACTTAACTAGTAACATGGGTTGTTGTGGATGGGTTGCTAATGGGACCACTTCACCATTACAAAATGGTAGACTGTAAAATTTGATAGTGACAGCCAAGTTTTGTTGTTATGAGTCAAAAGGAGAAATCTGgcattttttgtttaatagtcaccacatagtaagagatgggggaaaaccaaattttggtgcatcactagaaattgtgtgagtcagtggtgcatcaaattggcttaaaggGCACATTGGTTTGGACCTAATGAGTTTTAATAACATATTGGTGGAAAGTTGTTTACATTGTGTTTGACAACATCCATGtttaatactaatactaataaaACTTGACATATGCTAAAAAGCTAACAAACAACAttataaaaccaaaataaagtgttatctattttctttgtcatcaaatatcaccttccatatacatataaatgtacagtacttgtatgatgggcataataaaatcaccttccatatacatgtaaatgtacagtactcgtatgatgggcataataaaatcaccttccatatacatgtaaatgtacaatacTTGTATAATgggcataataaaatcaccttccatatac from Glandiceps talaboti chromosome 3, keGlaTala1.1, whole genome shotgun sequence carries:
- the LOC144432627 gene encoding uncharacterized protein LOC144432627 encodes the protein MPTVLVRQVATVHVIGLIKSLQGLKLHNFTNVPAQLSCTSIPQQWRVPRGPKIKPVPINHVVVARPTIETRKRRPIVCQVDSNKKLPKVNSTDIGILQNLKGTPLAYTLSDDVPTTHTSFGEVQLGSMLSYQMNNMKTSKVSDGMGCGPTTLPKTAPIKLPEEYRTLNKEHSQIDPETLEIETRGQANNETWIKSRACRLTASNFGRILNRKSAPSEKFLNSLFQHKSITAASLEYGKRNEPKAKSKYLEVHTCRHIHDCGLVVNTEFSFLGGTPDGKVCDHGKCGIMECKCPYCARNLTIDQAVNEVPNFMLHRGPDGEIVLKRTHPYFAQVQGQLMVTGAEFCDFVVFTQIDVFIQRILPDVEYMQEMLQKLCAFFQKYAKPYLCKK